The Gavia stellata isolate bGavSte3 chromosome 1, bGavSte3.hap2, whole genome shotgun sequence DNA segment TCAGGAACGGATAAAAGCCTTCAACAGGAGCTGTGAGTGGGCTGCCAGTAAGAGGTGTGGGTGGGTGCTGTGCAATCACTGGTGTGCAGCGCTGTGCCGTACCACTTCACTGAAGGGGCTGCTACAAGTGCCAGCTGGAAAAAGAGTCTGGCTGTGGGAGAGGTGGGTTTTGGAGCAGCCACGTTAATGCCGGTTTGTGGGGACACAGGGGCAAGCCAGCCTGCGCCTACCTGCTGTGCACCCAGTTCCCAGGAGAAGACATGTGAGACACAGAGCAGTGAGACCAAAGTAATTTTGGTATCATGGATCCCTACGGGGATGACCGAATCCAAGTCAAAAGGCAATTTGTCATAGGATGATGAAGAGGAGAGCTGGCATTTACAAAGCTCCTTTTGCTTTACAACTTGAGGCTTGGGAGCCGTGGCGGCAGTAGCATGGAGACAGGCAGGCGCAATGGAGAACTGCACATGGAAATTCTGATGCCAGCTATTTGCCTGGCGCCTTTGGAAGTTTTTTGAGGCAAAGGGAGCGAAGGAGGGCATGGCACGCTGAAGGCCCTACATTTCTGGATATGCAGGGAAATGTTGTAGGAGCTATGGACAAAGATCCCTTGTGCTGGAAGTCGGGGCCAAGGCCCAGTGGATGCCTAAACCACAGCAAGGAGAAGCCATGCAGAAACCAGGCCTTTTGGAAACGAACCTCTCCAAGGAGAGGAGAAACTTGGCCACTGCGGAGAGAaatctcttcttcttcctcctcctccctgtaGCTCTTGCGCGGGGGGAGCCGAGCCGCCCCACCTCGAGCAGCTGCTGTCGTCcgctgcctgcgctgccctCACAGCACTACCTCGAGAGGATCCCAGGCGGCCTGGCCTCGGCCGGCAGGCAGAGAtggccgccccgccccgccgcggggcgggccgggctcGGGTCCGGCCTCAGGCCCCAGGCGAGGCTGGGGGCCCGCCCCTGGCGAGGGCACCCGAGGCTTGTCCGCCGCCGGCCCCTCAGCCCGGAGGAGCGCGGccgcctcccctctcccctccctgctatAAGAGTGGTGGCTGCGGCGGGCCGGGATCGCTGGCTGCGCTGCTGGAACAGGTAGGGCCGGCGGGGTGTGTGTCTGGGGGGGTGTTTTATGCTTactcttttctctctcagatGCGTGTGTTTAAACGATACTGTCCCACGCACGGCAgcggtgccgccgccgcgggaGGTGCGCCTGAACGGGCGGGCCCGCCGGCGGACGGGCCTTTCCCGGACAGACCCCGGCccggcgcccgcccgccccaacgggtttatttttttcctttctgtcgTGGCTTGCCCCCCCgcccttttatttatttttttctaaattcgCCGGCCGGTGTGGCGGCAGGGCTGTGCGCCGAACCcgcggggggcccggcggggcgcccGGCCGGCCACAGGCGCCCTCCCGcctccgggccgggccgggccgcgctccCCGCAGGCTTTGGCGGGGGGGAAACGCACGCTGTTGGACCTGTGAGAGTCGTTAACTAGCACGAAGCGGTCGGTCGGTGCAAGCAGCACAAATAAACTCCGTTGCTCTGTCCTCTGTCCAGGTAAAACCCCCCTAGTCTGAAAACGTGGCTCTGAACGGCCGCAGACACAAATACCGATTTTCAGCGTCAGACCCGGGGGTTGATTATACGCGCTTGCTCTCGACGGGTATACGTAAAAGCGGAATGCTTTTCCCCACAGGCATGTCATCCATTAAGATCGAATGCATTGCCAGCGAGGGCTACAGGATTGGGGAGTCGCCCGTCTGGGACGAGAAGGAAAGCGCGCTCCTCTGCGTGGACATCACGGGTAGAAAGGTGTGCCGCTGGAACTCGGTCAGCAACCAAGTACAGACCATCTCTGTGGGTAAGGAATGGCTCAAAAAACCCTCTTCTGAACACAAGAGTTTTGCGTTCTGACTTGGTACTGCATCCCTGCCAAACATGGGCAGGACTCCTGTAGGTGATGCTGGATGATGTTCATTTTCTGGTGCAAGGAGGCCTCTCCCTAAAACCTGGCTTTGCGAGGCCAAAGAGGACACTGAGGCTTGTGCTGCATGCAGAAACTAAATGCAGTGACTGGCCGGACGTGGTTGTGAGGACTTTTCTTATGATTTTGTGCTATTGGATTATGTTTGATCTACTTCTCTTTCCTGTAAGTTGTTCACAACCTGCTCTCTTCTGTCCTCTCTTTGTCCCAGAGGTAAGGGTCACCAAGACTCCTTCTCTGGTGTTGATGTCTGTGGGAGTTTTGTTACTGATTTGAGTGAGCAATGCCCATAACGTTTTCTTTATTGGAACAAAATTTCCCACAATGATttaagaagattatttttttttttaaggtaacaGTGTCGCCAGCTAGAGTCTCAATAGTTTAAGTATTTATTCCACAAAGGAGGAGATGTGCTAGCTCTCATAAAGAGTTGCAGATCTACTTCTGGATGTgataatgtaaatatttgtcTGTCTGAAGATAGCTCCTTATTAGTTTAAGTACTTGGACTTATTACTTTCTCGTGTTCAGTAACGCTTGGTGAAAATTGCTTGCTCTTGCCCACCCATAAGCTGTTCACATTATTCACAATAAATTGATCTGGGCTTGTCTGCCCCTCAAATTACTGTATTTGCCAGTTTTAAGAGGAGACAAGGCCTGATACTAATTTTGGAAACATTGCTTCCCAAGCTTACTTCCTCTTACCTTAGCTGAAGGAGCGTgcttctccctgcctcctcccccaaCTCGGACCTACTCTCAAAGGTGTAATCTTTTACATGTGGCCTCTCTGGGGATGTAGAAAGCATAGTAGCTGAAGTagctactgttttttttttttttacttccgTTTCCTGTGTTTAGTAATAAATTAGTTGTAATTAATAGCTGTGCCTTTAGGAATACAATGATTAAAAGGCTAAAACCCTAAACAGCCAAAGAGTGCTATGTGATTAAAATAGCAGGTTGATGTCCAAAGTGGAAATTGAGAGAGAAATTAGTCATTACTGAAGCTTATAGACAATTACAACAACCCCACACTTAGCAACAACTTCAAATGCTCTTTTCAACTCCACAGGGAAAGCACTGCTACATACATAACCGTGCCTGGAGGGGGGAGACCTTCTGGTCAGTTTTCTGTTCGGTATAAAATGGTGTTGCAAATAAATCGGTTCCTGTGGATGCTGCTTAACAAAGCCCTCTGTGGCTGTGGACTGAGCCAGGTGCAAGGGCTAATACAGCCTGCACTGCATTTGTGCAGTGAACAGTAGGGTggctgtgtttgtttctttagcCTGATACGCCCCTTTCCCCTGGGTGCTTTGTCAGGAAGGTATGGGGCTGTTCTTGTGGCTGTAGGGGCACCTGGGGGGCCGACACCTTCAgggacaggcaggcaggggTATACTGGCTCTGTGCTTGGGGGCTGCTCCCCCCAGGGTGGGAGGGAGGCCCTGGGGGCTGCCCGGGTGGAAGGGCTCCTGTGGTTCGTGGCCCCAGGTATTTTGCTGTGAGAGTGGAGAGTTGTGTTCCCACGCTCTGCTGGCAAAGCCCCTGGTGCTGGTGCAGGCAGAAAAGCGCTTTTATTGGCGTGGTTACTGTCAActggaagagcagcaaaatGACTTCCTTTGGCAGGTGCCACACACAGCTGAGGGGACTCTTTCGACATCTCTCTACTAGCGTGGGAAGGAAAAGTGGCACCCACTGGCCCAGCGTGTACAAGCCCAGACCACCAGTAGCCTCAGCAGTGTGGTCACACACATCTCTAGGTGAAGGAGTTGCTCAAGTTGAGCTTGCAATCAGCGGTGCATGTCAGGTGTTGGTGACAAACAGCATTTGGATTTCTAGCATGGTGGTACCGCTGGTGGGGCTGCAAAGGGAAGGGGTGCCCCAAGCCAAGTGCAAGCAGCCGGAAGGGAGCAGCTCCTCTTGGCAGCAGTAGTGGCTGGTGGCAATTATAAGTGTTCGTGAAACTATTACCTAATTATACTTCTGCAAAGCTATAAGtacaagaaatgttttatttttaaattagaaagtTGGCAATTAGTCCCATGCATGTTCTTAAGTCTTGTCCGTTAAATACTATCGCAGATTTTATTGCCCTGTTTAAAGCTATTATTCCTTATATTGTGCCTGGCTTTTACAGAAATGCTATCCTCACAGTCAtttctctggttttttttccaaattcctttGTAATAACCTGCAATTGAGGTTTTACAGTATAATAGCTTAAATGAGTGTAAACTAACCATAGAGCATTTActaattttctgctttgctttaacTCTTGGAAAACTCTGCCACTCCTTGGTGTGGTTTTGATTCTGCTGGAGGCATGTCTGAACTGCACGGCAGAGTATGGTGCAGTGGGGTGGCTCTACTGCCCAGCATGAACCGTTTCACTGCAGAGTTACTCTCTGGCTCCAGGAGTTACGACTGAACAGCTATGCAGGGCTGATTTACCCAGGAGCTGGGTTAAACAAACACAGTTGCTCCAGAGCTGTTGTGGCaatcattttttcccctgaggaGGGGGGGAACCCACGCAGTAACCTGCCATAAAAAAGTATACGTGCCTGTATCTGTCCccctttttatgtttttttaaagcatctagCAGAACCAGGTGCTGGTAATGATTATCACTCCTCAAGTTCCCTGAGTTTATAGGTCCCAAAGTGGTGGTTCTCTTCATAGCCACTTTCTGTATGCACTGAGTATGCCCTCTTCATGTGAAAGGatctatttctatttatttaaacatCAGTTTTGTTGGTGGAAAAGTAGGTTGTTTCTCTTGCCTGTGGTCTCACTGAGTTTGGTGTGACTGCTTGCTTGTCTAAGGTGggcagaaaagaaatgtctCTCCATAGCATATACCTCTTTTCCATTTCACCCTGTTTCTAGATGCTCCCGTGAGCTCTGTGGCTCTCCGGAAATCTGGGGATTATGTCATCACCCTCGGAACCAGGTTCGCAgctttgaaatggaaagagCAGCTGGTAACCACCATTACTCACGTGGACAAGGATAAACCTAACAACCGATTCAATGATGGGAAAGTGGATCCTGCAGGGAGGTATTTCGCAGGTATGCTGCAAGCAGgtccttccttctgctgctctgtTAGGTTTTGGTGATGACATGCAGTGATCAGTTGTAGATGCAGCAAGTGTTCGTTCATAGTTAAATGGTGggcattttttctgttgtggttGTCTTCAGGCAGAATTTAATGCCATTTACAAATCTGTTTGTATCACCTGGACACCATCTTATCCtgactgtttttttaaaaagaggccCACTATTCAGAGCCTGCCTAGTTAAAGACGCTGGCCTTGTCTCCTCCCTGTTGGCACGCTTGTTTTGAATACTGGCAGAGTGCTgatagaaaatacttttccagtGAGAAATTTATGATATTGTGGGTTTTGTTCTTCGTAAATCAGAATTTATAGATGGTATTTCGAAAAACTATGTGACTGTCTagccaggagaagagaaggctcaggggaatGTTACCCGTGTGTATAAGTACCTGAGGGAGCGGGCAtaaagaagagggagccaggctctgctcagtggtgcccagtaagaggaccagaggcaatgggcacaaactcaAATTcaggaaattctgtttaaatgtaagaaaactcTTTTACTGAGGATGATcaaacagtggaacaggttgtccagagaggctgtggagtgtCTCTCTCTGTGGAGATCTTCAAGACACAACACTGCCGTGAGCAACCTGTGGTGGctgatcctgctttgagcagggcgTGGGCctggatgatctccagaagtGCCCTCCAGCCTCAGCCATCCTGTGATCCTGTCCTCCTGGTTTTTAAAACGCCATTCTGTGCGTCTGCCCTGTGGTTGGGTCCCTAGGCTTACCTTAACTTGCTTTTACTCAGCCTCTCAAGAGCCAGTCTCAGATGCCAACTTCGAGCCACGAAGATGAGATTTGTTTTTGAAGAGGCTTTAGTAAGACTCGTTCTGAGGgagaaggaaatttttttttccggTCTCTCTGCTATACAAGACATTAAGATTTGTGGGAAGTTAAATGCTGACCACACCTTTCTTAATGTTTGAATGACTGAAcaaaatgctttgcagaaatCATGCTGCGCACCATTTTTGCCACAGttcagcaaaaaataaacatcCGCTGTGTTTTCTCATCTTAGGCTAAAAGCAAGCACTTTTGAAGTCTACctttctcttttgcatttaaCTTGGTTTCTTCCCCAAATTTCTGAAGCCCCTGCACTGCTCCCTTCTACGTTGGCAGTGTGATCATCATCCTAGTGAGGGGCTGCAACCAAACTTGGAGGAGAGCCCATTCACTCTGAACCTGCTTCCTCCCCTTTGGCTCTGCACAGGTACGATGGCTGAGGAGATTCGACCGGCTGTGCTGGAAAGACACCAGGGCTCTCTGTATACGCTATTCTCCGACCTCTCAGTAGTGAAGCACTTTGATCAGGTGGACATTTCTAATGGGCTGGACTGGTCGCTGGATCACAAAACCTTCTTTTACATCGACAGCTTGTCCTACTCAGTGGATGCCTTTGATTATGATGTCCAAACTGGAAAAATTGGTATGAATTGTTGTATTCTAAAATAATCGTTTGTGCCTAAAGATTGtgatgtttgtttccattctggTTATTATGCAGAGATGATCAGAGCTTTGGGAACGCTTCTTCAGAAACCTCTTTAGAACAAAACAACAGAAGCCATATTAACGTTCATCTGCGCCTGCGTAGGCTCCTAGCTCAAACTAGTCAGAGGCTTTATATTATAAAGTATTTAAATTGCATGCCAGAGTTTGTGCAGTAATCTGGACTACTGTTCTAAACACAATGCGTATCTGATCTTCCTGTGTAAAAAGGGCTAAGTGTTTCTTGTATGGCTAGATTTCTGTGGCTGCGTGTTTCTTACTCCTGACAGCATAGgcaaaacaacagaaagctTGTAGGCTTGTGCAAAACCTTTGCTAGCTTcgctagattttttttcaccctgttttgttttttaaaacacaagctCTTAAATGAAGATTCTGCAGACAGAGCTAAGCAACAACTGGAAAGCAGTAACTCAAAACGTCttccttcatttatttaaaacaaaacaaaacaaccccttAAGGGCTTCTACAAGCTtgggcaaaagaaaaattccagtGACTTGGACTAATAATTTGCATTTGAGTACATGCACTGCAGTATTTTGCCTTAAAAGAGCCCAGTCAATTTGATACTTAGTTTTAAAACTGCGAATTTAAAGTCATTTTAGGTGTAGCGTCTTGTCCCAATGTCTCTCTGCTATGGCTTTCACTTGaatttttctttaggaaaaagggtggttctcctctctctctcaccCGTGCTTGCTCGCTCTCTTTCTGTGGGCAGTCTGACAATCCCCAGGAGCACAAAggaaactcatttaaaaaattgctatatATGAGAAACATTGAAGTTGTCAGAGCATAAAATAAACAATGTTGGAAagttggttttcattttctttaataacaGTGGATGAAAGTTCAGATAgagttgtttggttttaggTTGACAGTATTCCTTTGAAGTTGATGCTTTTCCTAACTCTGTGTTTATATAAACTCTCAGTTTATATATTTGATGGTCAGTTTTGTGTTGGAACAGTGATTATCGGCACGTTCCAGCAATCTGTTTGAAAAGTCTCCAGTTCTCTGACTGGAAGCGACCCATACTTGAAATGAGCTGAACTGCTTTTAGGagaagtaattaattttatgaatatatatatatggcaTTAATTTATTGAGTTATTCATTTAATCTTGTAAGTAGGGAGCATGAGTGGTGTACTAGAAAAGAACACCAGAAAAAAGGATTATACTTTCGGTGGATAGAAACCGATCTACAGGCTTTCATGCTGAGAAATAACTGTCTCAGGAAACAAACAGGGCAGCAGACACGATCTATTTCTTTCACACCAAAGAACTGAGGACTTCAGTACAGCTTTCGAAAATAATAGTATGGATAACTCTGCTGGGCTGTGACTGATAAAAATTTTAACAACTGTCTCACTtagttttgttgtggtttttctACCCTGCAGGCAACCGTAGGAGTATATACAAactggaaaaagaggaaagcattCCTGATGGGATGTGCATTGATACAGAAGGCAAACTCTGGGTAGCTTGTTACGATGGTGGGAGAGTGATTCGTCTTGACCCTGAGACGGGTAAGTCCTTGCAAAGGGTGGACTGgaattctgtgtttaaaaaaaggaaagaagaaacaaaagcaaagaatgagcagggtttttttttccccactcacaGAAACAGTATATccactctttttaaaaacattacttttttttcttttttttttttttttaaagcaattataTGTCCCCACTCTCAAAAGTTAGCTTTGTAAATAAGTCTCCTCTGTTCCCAGCCTCTGTTGTTTGGAAACAGTAAAGTTGCTGAGGGGATTACCGTGATACTTGCGAATTGTTTGAGTTAGCATCCTCTTGCATCCTCCAAGCTTAAGATCAGTGTTTATCTTATTGATAAatgaagtggaagaaaatgaataagCCATGAAATGGCAAAGATGACTTAagccatttttttgttttgtttcttcagcgTTGTGTATTATTTTGGGCAGCCTACTGAGATTAATACAAGTCCCACACGACATTGATGccagcaagatttttttttattgttgaaaattatttatatgaTAAATTTTGcaattgaaataataaaaaatatttaatgaatgTCACAGCATTTTATCATTCCCACAGTAACATCTTGGGTGTGCCCATTGTCTGTGTCTGTTGTGTTGCTACTCTCATTTGGACCTTGGTGGTCTGCCAGGCATGGTTTAGTCTGGGCAAAAAACGCTTGTGAAGCACTTCGGGGAGACTGAACCACACTGTCTGCAGGGGCCAGTGGGTGAGAATGGGAGCAGGATTTTGACGGAACCCAGACAGCACAGGCTTGCACAATGCAGCATAGGAGCAACTGCACTGGGTTGCATCTGGGGTGTCTTGAACCCAGGTCCAGCCCTAACAGAAGTCTTGGGGTTTTGTGGGGCTGCAGATTCAGGGATGCCAGAGTCCCTTGACACATGCCTCCTCTCCAGTGCACAGTAGACCCTGGCACATAGGTGCACCAGGGGGGTCAGGTTGCAGCCTCTCTTCTGACTTCGCTGGAACCTCTTACTTGAGGCTTAGGCTGGGATTTTCCCCCTCACCTTTTGATTTGTACCCATCCAAGGTCTTGACAacctgcaggacttcctcctATCCTGCAGAGTCTGCACCCCAATccgaggaggaggaagctccAGCTGGGAGATCCCAGCAAGTCTGGGACCTGTTTCTGGTCCCACATTCTCCCCCTTTGGTGGGCTGAGCACTCCTTGGCAACCTCCACCAGCCCTTTGAATACCCTCCTGGAGCAGTGGACTaccatttttcctctctggttCACTGTTTCtacctttttcctctctggccttcaccttcttccctttttcacttgttttccctttcctcctcccttttgGTGGTATTTTCTTAAGGGAAAGCTAATGGGAATAGTGTCCATTAGCAGATGCATAGGGAGACTGTAAGAATAGGGAAAGCAGAGTACATATCCCTAACGTATTCCCAGCTGTGCTCAGCTCGGGGTGTTTCAGAGCTGGATGTGGTTTTGATGTATCGGTAACTGCCAGTGGATTTTCAAGTTTCTGTGAACTTGTTCTGTCTCCCATTGCCCATGTAAAATTCCCAGCACCTGCAGTGAACAGTTGCAGGAAGTTTCACAGGTTAAGTGTCCATGTCAAAAAGAGCCACCTTCTTTATGAATATCTCATGCTTATCTGCCCTCTCTGTGCTagcattttaaagtaatatCTAAAATCTGCAATTTGCTAAATTCTGAGTGAGTTGTAACTATTTAAGGAGATGACCCAAGCAGGTTTGAGAACTCCATGAAAGCCTCTCTTTTAATGCACAATAGCTATTAAGTGTGGCTTGAATGACTGTCAGCCAGTTGCAGATACATCCACCGATAAATAGCTGATCTAAAGCACGTGAGGGATTTTCAGGTTTCACTGATAGCAAAGCTTGGACTGTGTTTTTAGGGGAATGGATGAGGGAACTTGTTTGTTTGGCATCTTTTCTAAGTGAAGGTTGTGAGGTTCAGGATGAAGTGGCTTTTCAGGTCTAGGCTTCTTTAGCCTAGGTACCTGCTTCCTTTAGATTCAGGATGTGCTACAGGGAAAGGCTGTGATGACTGATCCCACTGGGTTTGCAAAGGGCTCAAGGAATGTCTAACTTGTACGTTGCCAAGTCTTGTCTTACCCGCCGGTCACTTAGTGACCTGCTAGTTTTATGCAATCATGTCTTTTAATtaggaattaaatattttccagttcttcCTAATGAATGTATCTTATATCCTTTGATTGTACAGAGTCTAAAAGATTTGCTAAGTTTATCTCTTCTACAGATCCAAGCATAAATGAATACTTCAGGTGGATTTCAGAGCATCCAGGTGCAGATTTTCTTGCGTCTCCAGGAAGACACTTCTCATCTTAGAGCtttgtaaagaatttcttctggTCCATTATCTGCTGCTTCTACTCTGCAAATACAGTCGGGGTCTCTTCCCCCGTCTCTGGGGCTCGTGCCTCTTCTACAGGCTTCTCCCTTTGAATGCCCTCCGCAC contains these protein-coding regions:
- the LOC104261212 gene encoding regucalcin — its product is MSSIKIECIASEGYRIGESPVWDEKESALLCVDITGRKVCRWNSVSNQVQTISVDAPVSSVALRKSGDYVITLGTRFAALKWKEQLVTTITHVDKDKPNNRFNDGKVDPAGRYFAGTMAEEIRPAVLERHQGSLYTLFSDLSVVKHFDQVDISNGLDWSLDHKTFFYIDSLSYSVDAFDYDVQTGKIGNRRSIYKLEKEESIPDGMCIDTEGKLWVACYDGGRVIRLDPETGKRLQSVKLPVDKTTSCCFGGKDYSEMYVTSASDGMDKEWLSRQPQAGGVFKITGLGVKGVPPYPFAG